In Streptomyces rapamycinicus NRRL 5491, the genomic stretch TCCTTGGGGAAGCGGATGACGGTCGGCGCGTCGTCCACGTCGACCGCCTCGCGCAGCTGGGCACGGAGCTGGTCGGCGTCGCGCGGGGCGGCGATCCGCAGCCCCGGCACCACCTGGAGGACGGACATGTCCCACATGCCGTTGTGGCTCGGGCCGTCGGTGCCGGTGACCCCGGCCCGGTCCAGGACGAACGTCACACCGCACTTGTGCAGGGCGACATCCATCAGCAGCTGGTCGAAGGCGCGGTTGAGGAAGGTGGCGTAGACGGCGAGGACCGGGTGGAGTCCGCCGGTGGCGAGCCCGGCGGCCGAGACCGCCGCGTGCTGCTCGGCGATGCCCACGTCCCACACCCGCTCGGGGTACGCCGCGGCGAAACCGGCGAGGCCCACGGGGTGCAGCATCGCGGCGGTGAGGGCGACCACGTCGGGCCGCTCGGCGCCGATCCGCACCATCTCCTCGCCGAACACCGAGGTCCATGAGCGGCCGCCGGAGGGGGTCAGCGGTGCGCAGGTGAGCGGGTCCATCGCGGCCACGGTGTGGAAATGGTCCGCCTCGTCCTCCAGCGCGGGCGGGTAGCCCCGCCCCTTCTCGGTGAGGCAGTGGACGAGGACCGGGCCGTGGAACCGCATGGCGCGGCGCAGGGCCGACTCGACCGCCTCGGTGTCATGGCCGTCGATGGGGCCGACGTACTTCAGCCCCAGGTCCTCGAACATGCCCTGCGGTGCGAAGGCGTCCTTGAACCCCTTCTTGGCGCCGTGCAGCGACCCGTACAGCGGCTGGCCGACCACGGGGGTGCGCTGCAGCACGTCCTTGCCCCAGGCCAGGAAGCGCTCGTAGCCGTCGGTGGTGCGCAGGGTGGCGAGGTGGTTGGCGAGCCCGCCGATGGTCGGCGAGTAGGAGCGCTCGTTGTCGTTGACGACGATGACCAGCGGCCGGTCCCGGGCGGCGGCGATGTTGTTGAGCGCCTCCCAGGCCATTCCGCCGGTCAGCGCCCCGTCCCCGATGACGGCCACCACATGGTCGGTGCGGCCGCGCACCTCATTGGCCTTGGCGAGGCCGTCGGCCCAGCCCAGCACGGTGGAGGCATGGCTGTTCTCGATGATGTCGTGCTCGGACTCGGCCCGTGACGGATAGCCGGACAGCCCGCCCTTGTGGCGGAGCTTGGAGAAGTCCTGGCGGCCGGTGAGCAGTTTGTGGACATAGGACTGGTGGCCGGTGTCCCACAGGATGCGATCGGCGGGCGAGTCGAAGACGCGGTGCAGGGCTATGGACAGCTCGACCACGCCGAGGTTCGGTCCCAGATGGCCCCCGGTCCTGGCCACCGCCTCGATCAGGAACTCCCTGATCTCCTGGGCGAGCGCGGCCAGTTCCTCACCGGTCAGCGCCTTGAGGTCGTGCGGGCCCCGGATGTTCTCCAGCAACGGCACGGTCGGTTCCCCTCCTCGGTGTATCAGCCCACGGTGACGTCCGGGGTACCCGACGGGACCCCCTCGTCCGCCATGCGCCGCGCGATGTTCATGGCCTCGTCGATCAGGGTCTCCACGATCTTCGACTCCGGCACGGTCTTGATGACCTCGCCCTTGACGAAGATCTGCCCCTTGCCATTGCCTGACGCCACCCCCAGATCCGCTTCCCGCGCCTCACCCGGACCGTTCACCACACACCCCATGACCGCGACGCGCAGCGGGACCTCCATGCCCTCCAGACCGGCCGTGACCTGGTCCGCGAGCTTGTACACATCCACCTGCGCCCGGCCGCACGACGGACACGAGACGATCTCCAGCCGCCGCTGCCGCAGATTCAGCGACTCCAGGATCTGGATCCCGACCTTGACCTCCTCCGCCGGAGGCGCCGACAACGACACCCGGATCGTGTCCCCGATCCCCTCACTCAACAGCGCACCGAACGCCACCGCCGACTTGATCGTCCCCTGGAACGCCGGACCCGCCTCCGTCACCCCCAGATGCAGCGGATAGTCACACTGAGCCGCCAACTGCCGGTAGGCATTGACCATCACCACCGGATCGTTGTGCTTCACCGAGATCTTGATGTCCCGGAACCCGTGCTCCTCGAACAGCGAACACTCCCACAACGCCGACTCCACCAACGCCTCCGGCGTGGCCTTCCCGTACTTCTCCAGCAACCGCTTGTCCAGCGACCCCGCGTTCACCCCGATACGAATCGGCACACCCGCGTCCGACGCCGCCTTCGCGATCTCCTTGACCTTGTCGTCGAACTGCCGGATGTTCCCCGGATTCACCCGCACCGCCGCACACCCGGCATCAATCGCCGCGAACACGTACTTCGGCTGGAAATGAATGTCGGCGATCACCGGGATCTGCGACTTCTTCGCGATCACCGGCAACGCGTCCGCGTCATCCTGCGACGGACACGCCACCCGCACGATCTGGCACCCCGACGCCGTCAGCTCCGCGATCTGCTGCAGCGTCGCGCCGATGTCCGCCGTCACTGCCGTCGTCATCGACTGCACCGAAACCGGCGCGTCACCGCCCACGGCCACCGATCCGACCTGGAGGCGGCGCGAGACCCGGCGCGGTGCGAGGGGCCTGCCCGGCATCGCGGGCAGGCCGAGCGCGACCGGTTCCGCCGCACTCATCCCCTCTGGTTCCGCCGCGCTCATCCCGTCACCCATTGCTTCCGGCGGCGGTCTCCCGGGCGGCGCGCAGCGACTCCTTGAGGGAGCCCATGGTCGCCAGGACCGCGGTGGGTTCATAGCCGCAGTGGGCCATGCAGTTGTCGCAGCGCGGATCCTTGCCGCGGCCGTAAGCGTCCCAGTCGGTCTCCTCCACCAGCTGGCGGTAGGTCGGGACATAGCCGTCGCTCATCAGGTAGCAGGGGCGCTGCCAGCCGAAGAGGGAGTAGTTGGGGATGCCCCAGGCGGTGCACGGGAAGTCCGTCTTGCCCTCGAGGAAGTCGAGGAAGAGCGGACTGTGGTTGAGCCGCCAGCGGCGCCGGTTGCCCCCGGCGAACGCCTTGCGGAACAGCTCGCGGGTCTGCTGGACGCCCAGGAAGTGCTCCTGGTCCGGCGCCTTCTCGTACGCGTAGGCGGGCGAGATCATCATCTCGTCCACCTCGAGCTCGTCATTGAGGAAGTCGAGCACGTCGATGACGGTCTGCGGGGTGTCGGTATTGAAGAACGTCGAATTGGTGGTGACCCGGAAGCCGCGCCGCTTGGCCTCCTTGATGGCCGCCACCGCCTCGTCGAACACCCCCTCCTTCGCCACCGATTCGTCATGCCGCTCGCGCAGCCCGTCGATGTGCACCGCGAAGGCGAAGTACGGGGACGGCTTGAACAGATGCATCTTCTTCCGCAGCAGCATCGCGTTGGTGCACAGGAAGACGTACTTCTTCCGCGCCACCAGCTGCCGTGCGATCTCGTCGATCTGCGGGTGCATCAGGGGTTCGCCGCCCGCGATGGACACCATCGGCGCGCCCGACTCCAGCACCGCGCCCACCGCCTGGGCGACCGGCATGCGCTGCTTGAGCACCCCGGCCGGATGCTGGATCTTCCCGCAGCCCTCGCACTTGAGATTGCACGCGAACAGCGGCTCGAGCTCGACGATCAGCGGGAACTTGTCCCGGCGCTTGATCATCTTCTGTTCAAAGAGATACGTCGCGACCCGGATGGTCTGGCGGAGAGGCATGGCCATCTAGCTCACCTCCTGGGAGCAGCGAAGAACGGTGCCAGTGAAAGAAAGCGGGGAGAACGGTCCGAAGAACCCGGAAAGCCGATATTCCACCGCGTAGCGTGCCGATTCGGACGAGTTCATGTTCAGGAGCGTCCACGACCACCCGGACGGCCGCAACCGGACGGACGCCGTGGCCGACGGCGGTGCGCAGGGTCGCGGCGGACTCCATGTCCACCGCGATGGCGCCGGTACTGTGCAGCGCGGCTCGCTCCGCGCCGCGCACCACGTGGTCCGATCCCACGACCGGACCGATATGGACGGCCCGGCGGGGACCGCCGGGGAGGGGATGTGACAGGGCGTCGGCGAGGATCCGGGTGCCGGTGCACTCGGTGCGGCCCGCCGGATCGCGGGTCTCGTCGGCCACGACGAGGTCCCCGGGGTGCATCCCCGGGGCCAGCCCGGCGCAGAAGCCGGTGGCGATGAGGGCGGTGCGCCGCCCCCCGGGCTCGCCGGGCTCACCTGGCCCTCCTGTCCCACCTGGCTCACCGGACCTTCCGGTGAGCGCCCGGGTCACCGCGCGCTCGGCCGACTGCGGCCCCATGCCCGTGCGCAGCACGGTCACGGCCCCGGCGGCGCCGAGGTCGGCGCCGCGCAGGGCGAACCGCTCGATGCCGAGCGCACAGGCGATCAGCAGCGCCGCACCACCGGCCTCCACGGCCGGATCGGCGGACATCAACTGCTCCGCGGTCGCGCCCCGGTGGGCTCGCCGTGGACATACCGGCCCAGTGCCGTCACCGGGAAGACCTGCCGGTACAGGTGGTAGTTGATGGAGAAGTCCCAGGGGAAGCCGGTGCCGGTGAAGTACGGCTCGTCCCAGGAGCCGTCCGGCCGCTGGGTCCCGGCGAGCCAGGTGACCCCGCGCTCGACGGCCTCGCCGTCCCGCTCCCCCGCCGCCAGCAGCGCGAGCAGCGCCCACGCCGTCTGCGAGGCGGTGGAGGCGCCCCGGCCCATCCACTCGGCGTCGAGGTAGGAGCGCTGGTCCTCGCCCCAGCCGCCGTCCTCGTTCTGGACGCTCTCCAGCCAGCGGACGGCCCGGCGGACCGCCGGATGGGAGGCGGGGACACCGGCGGCGATCAGCGCGGGGACGACGGAGCCGGTGCCGTAGACGTAGTTGGTGCCCCAGCGGCCGAACCAGGCGCCGCTCGGCTCCTGCTCGGACAGCAGCCAGGAGATACCGCGCCGGGTACGGGCGTCGTACGTCCGCCCCTCGTGCGCCAGCATCTCCACGACATGCGCGGTGACATCGGCCGACGGCGGGTCGATCACCTCACCGAAGTCGCAGAACGGCAGCTTGTTGGGGAGCGGGCTGGTGTTGTCGACGTCGAACGCGCCCCACGCCCCGTTCTTCGACTGCATGCCCAGGGTCCAGCGCATGGCGCGCCGCACCGCCGACTCGATCCGCTCGGGCTCGGGGTGGTCGACCCGGCGCAGCGCCAGGATGACCTCGGCGGTGTCGTCGATGTCGGGGTAGTTGTCGTTGTGGAATTCGAACGCCCAGCCGCCGGAGGGCAGCCCGGGCCGCCGGACCGACCAGTCGCCGGGCCGGTCGATCTGCTCGGTCAGCATCCAGTCGGCGGCCTTGACCAGCGCCGGGTGGTCCGGGGCGAGACCGGCGTCGGCGAGCGCGATGGCGGCCAGGCAGGTGTCCCAGACCGGGGACTGACAGGCCTCGATCATCCGGCTGCCGTCCTCGCGCCACACCGCGAACCGGTCCAGCGACTCCAGACCGGCGCGCATCACGGGGTGGTCGAGGTCGTAGCCGAGCAGATGGAGGGCGATCACGGAGTAGACGGCGGGTGGCTGGATGCCGCCCCAGCAGCCGTCGTTCTCCTGCCGCTCCACGATCCAGCGGGCGCAGGAGCGCAGCGCGGCCCGGCGCAGCGGGCGGAAGGCGACCTTGTGGTAGGCGTGCAGCGCCCGGTCCAGCCGCTGGAAGGCGCCGTCCCAGGAGGCGACGGGGGCGAGCGGACGCGGCGGATTGGGCCTGCGGGGGTCGGCGTGGAGCTCGTCGAGGGGGAAGGGGGCCGGGCGCACGGGGCGTTCGGCGGAGACGATGGTGAGGGGCACGATGGTCTGCCGGGCCCAGCAGCCGAAGTCGTAGATGTTGAGCGGAAGCCACTTCGGGAAGTAGATGATCTCCGGTGGCAGCTCGGGCAGGTCCTCCCAGCGCCACCAGCCGAAGAGGGCGAGCCAGATCCGGGTGAACACCCGACTGCTCGCGATCCCGCCCCGGGAGCGCACCCAGGCGGAGGCGGCGGCCATATGGGGCGCGTCGGGCTCGTCGCCGGCCAGCCGCAGGGCGACATACGCCTCGATGGTGGCGGAGAGCTCGGGCGGACCGCCGTGGAAGGTGGCCCAGGTGCCGTCGGTGGCCTGCTGGGAGCGCAGATAGCGGGCCGCGGCGTCGAGGGTGCCGGGGTCCTGGATGCCGAGGAACTGGCGGAGCATCAGATCCTCGGCGTCCATGGTGACGTTGGTCTCCAGGTCGCCCTTCCACCAGCCCCGCTCGTCCTGGCGGGACAGCAGGTGGTCCACGGCGCGGGCCGTCGCCTCACGGGCGACGCTTAAGGTCTTGGACTCGGATGACTCGGAGGGTTGGACGGTCGGTGTCGCTGTCATGGCTTCCCCTCTGCAGTGTGCTCATCTGCCGTCTTTGGGGCTTCCGTCGGCCGGCACCCCGGCTGGGTGCCGGCCGGCGACTGCGAACTAGCGGTCCATGGCGATCATCTCTCTCGTACGACGACGAAGTCGGCGAGCGCCACGAACCGCGCCCGGATCTCGGCGGGCATGTCCACCGAGCCCAGCGCCTCCATGGCGGTCGCATGCTGTCTGCGGGCCTCCTGAGAGGTCCAGTCCCGGCCACCCGCCTGCTCGATCAACGCGGCGCGGACGGCGAATTCTTCCTCCGAGAAGTCGGCGAACTCCTCCTCCGGCTTGTGCGCGTCCGCCGCGAGGATCTGGGCGAGCCGCTCGGAGTCGGGGCCGCCGGCGTCGAGCGCGGCGACCACGGGGAGGGACTTCTTGCGCTGGCGCAGATCGCTCCAGGTCCGCTTGCCGGTCGCCTCCGGGTCGCCCCAGATGCCGAGCAGGTCGTCGACGGCCTGGAAGGCGAGGCCCAGGTGGTAGCCGTAGCGCTCCAGGGTGTCGGCGGTGCGGTCGTCGGCGCCGCCGAGCACGGCGCCGATGGAGGCGGCGCAGGCGAGCAGGGCGCCGGTCTTGTTGCCCTCCATCTCCAGGCACTCCTCGACGGTGACCCGCTCGCGGTGCTCGTAGGAGATGTCCTGGGCCTGGCCGTCGATCAGCTTCCGGGTGGCGGCGGTGAGCCGGCGGGTGGCCCGCCCGGCCTCGGCGGTGCCGATCTCCAGCAGTATCTCGTTGGCCAGCGCGAACAGGGCGTCACCGACCAGGATGGCCTGGGCCGGGCCGTGCACCTTCCAGACGGTGTCGCGGTGGCGGCGCTGCTCGTCCCCGTCCATGAGGTCGTCGTGGAGCAGCGAGAAGTTGTGCACCAGCTCGACCGCGACCGCGCCGGGCACCCCGGCCTCGGGGGCGGCGCCCGCCGCCTCGGCGGACAGCAGGGCGAGCGCGGGGCGGACGGCCTTGCCGCCGTCGCCCTCGGCCGGGTTGCCCTCGGCGTCGATCCAGCCGAAGTGGTACGCGGCGACGGTGTTCATGGGCGGGGCCAGCCGGTCGACGGCGGCGCGCAGCACCGGCGTGGCGAGCGTACGGCCGCGGTCCAGCAGCGCCATGACGCCTGCGGTGTCGGCACCTGGGGTCGCCGGGGTCACGGTCTCTCCTCTGTTCTTGGTGGTGGTGCTCATGCCGCCTCCTTGGGCGTCCCCCCGCCCGGGGCGGGGAGAGTGTTCACATGCGGGCGGCCTAGGGGGCTTCTGATGGATCTCCGTGGGAGAAGGAGCGGGGTCTGGCGCCTGCGATCGCGAGGCGGAGGAGGGAAGCGACGCGGAGGGGGCACCTCCCAGCGGTAGCTGGGGGAGTCGTTGACCGACGACAACGCCGCGAGCTCCCCCAGCTACCGCTGGGAGGTGCCCCCTGGTGCCAGGGCACGCGACGCCACGGAGATCCATCAGAAGCCCCCTAGGTCGGTGAGGGCCGCGCGGGCGGCGGAAAGACCGCTGCGCACGGCGCCCTCCATGGTCGCGGGCCAGCCGGTGGCGGTCCACGCACCGGCCAGGTAGAGGCCGGGTGCGTCGGTCGGGGCTGAGGGCCTGAGGAGGCCGACGCCGGGGACGGGGGCGAAGGTGGCGGTGCGCTCCCGGGTGACGAAGAAGTCGCGCACCCGTGCCCCGCGGGCGACCGGCAGCAGCCGCTCCAGCTCGGGCAGATAGCGGGCGCGCAGCTCGGCCACCGGGCGGTCGATGTCGTCGTACGCGGCGGACTGCGACACCGCCAGGTACTGGCTGTCCCCGGCCCCGGGCGCGTCCCTGAGCCCCGAGGCGTCCGTACGGTCGAAGACCCACTGGACGGGGGAGCCGATCGCGGCGAAGAAGGGGCGGCGCAGCACCGTGCGGTCGTAGATCACGTGCAGATTGAGGATGGGCGCGGTGCCGATGCGCAGCAGCCGGCCGGGGTCCTTCAGGGCGCCGTCGGGCAGCAGGGCGTGCGTCTCGCGCTGGGGTACGGCCAGCACGAGCACGTCCGCCTCGGTCCGCGGCTCCTCCCCCGGCCGCCCGGCGGTGGCCGCGCTCCAGCGGCCCTCGGGGGTGCGGGTGACGGCGGTCACCCGGGTGCGCAGGTCGGTCCGCACGCCCGCCGCGTCCAGGGCGCGGTGGGCGTGGGTGTGGTGCAGTTCGCCGAGCGGGGCACGGGCCCAGCCGATGTCGGCGGCGCCGGGCCGGGAGAGCAGCCCGGTCTTGAAGACCATCGCGGCCAGGCCCAGCGAGACATCGGTCGCGGTGGCGTTGAGCGTGGCCACGCCGACCAGGTCCCACAGCGCCTCGACGGCGCGCGGCGACTGGCCGTGGCGGCGCAGCCAGCCGGCGAAGTCCACCCCGTCCAGCTCCGGGTCCTCGGGGTCCAGCCGCCCCAGGGCGAGCGCGGCGCGGCCCACCTGGGCGCGCTCGGCGAGGGAGAGATGGGGGTAGGTGGCCAGGCTCGCGGACAGATGGAGCGGCACCGGCAGAGCGGTGCGGCGCAGCCGGCCGAGCCGCCGCCCGTCGCGCCCCCGGGCGTCGAGGACGGGGACGTCCAACCGGCCCTGGACCGGGGCGAGTCGGGCGGCGCCGACGCGCTCCAGGAACCACTGGTAGGCGGTGCAGCAGCGCAGATACACATGCTGGCCGTTGTCGACGCTGAGGACGCCCGCCGGGGAGGAGCGGTGGAAGGAGAAGGCGAGGCCGCCCAGGCGGGGGCGGCCCTCGACCAGGGTGACCCGCAGCCCGGCGTCGGCCAGCGCGAGCGCGGCCGTCGTACCGGCGAGCCCGCCGCCGATCACCAGGGCGCTCCGCCCGGCGGGGCGTCGCCCCGCGGCCGGGGCGGGGTCCAGGGTCGAGTGGGTCACACCGCCCTCCCGGTGGAGCGGCGCTCGACGGCGCGGGCATCGAGACCGGCAAGACCGCGCACCGCCACATACGCCTTCTCATGGCCGGGCAGCGAGACGCGGCCGCGCAGGACGGCCGCGGGGTCCTTGGCGATCCGGTCCAGCAGCCTGCGGTAGATGCCCGCCATGGCGGACACGCACGCGCCGCTGCGCCGGTCCAGCAGCGGCAGCAGCCGGAAGCCCTCGGCGAACAGCGCCCTGGCCCGCCGCACCTCGAAGTGGACCAGGCCGGTGAAGTCGGCGTCCGGCGGTGCGGTGGAGCCGCGGAACGCGTCGGTGCAGCCGAATTTGGCCAGGTCGTCGGCGGGCAGATAGGTGCGCCCGGTGGCGGCGTCCTCGCGGACGTCGCGCAGGATGTTGGTCAGCTGCAGCGCGAGCCCGAGGGTGTCGGCGTAGGCCGGGGCACGTTCGAGCTCGTCCTCGCTGTGGCCGGTGCCGGGGGCGGTCCCGAAGACGCCGAGCGACAGCCGTCCGATGGCGCCCGCCACACAGCGGCAGTAGACCTTGAGGTCGTCCCAGGTCTCGTAGGTCTGCCCGGCCACGTCCATCAGCACGCCGTCGATCAGCTCGTCCAGCGCGTCCAGCGGGATCGGGAAGCGGTGTGCGGCATGGGCGAGGGCGACGGCGACGGGGTCGGTGTCGTCCTCCTCGATGCCGCCGCCCCGCATCCGGTCCAGCAGGGCGCGGGTGTCCGCCAGCCGGGCGCGCTTGGCCTCCGGGTCGAGGGGGCCGTCGCCGATGTCGTCGACCCGGCGGGAGAAGGCGTACAGGGCCGACATCGCATGGCGCTTCTCCGTCGGCAGCAGCCTGATGCCGTAGGCGAAGTTGCGGGCCTGGTGGCCGGTCACGGCCTCGCAGTAGCGGTACGCCGCGAGCACTGGCGCGGACGCGTGCGGAGATCCCTTCACGGTCCGGCTCACCCCTCTCTTCGCAGTGTCGCCCCCACCTCGCGCAGCAGGCTGAGCTTGGTGGGCCTGGGCGGTCCAGGGAGTACGTCATGTCCCGCGGCCGCGACCGCCCGCAAGGCGGCCCGCCCCCCGGCCACGAATCCGGCGAGCAGCACCTTGAGCCTGCCGTGGACGCTACCCACCAGGGGGGTGCCTTCATTCAGCAGGGCAGCGGCGCGTTCCGCCTCCTTCGCGACCAGGGCGCGCAACCGTACGCCGCCCCTGGGGGCGGCGAGGTCGGCCTCGGTCACGCCGAAGCGTTTCATGTCCTCGGCGGGCAGATAGACGCGGTCCCTGCGGAGGTCCTCGGCCACGTCCTGAAGGTGCTCGATGATCTGCAGGGCGGTGCAGATGGCGTCCGAGTGGCGGATCCGCTCGGGGCTCGCGGTGCCGGTGATGCCGAGGACGAGCCGTCCGACCGGATTGGCGGACAGCTCGCAGTAGTCGAGGAGGTCCTGGTAGGTGGCGTACCGCCGGATCCGCTGGTCCTGACGGTTGGCCTCGATCAGCCCCAGGAAGGGCCCTTGGTCAAGCCCATGGCGGTGGACGGTGGGGCGCAGGGCCCGCAGCAGCGGATGGCGCGGCTCCGCGGCGGGCCGGAAGACCCGGCGGAGGTCGGCCTCGAACGCGTCCAGCATCGCGAGCGCGTCGTCGGCCCGGTCGCGGTCGAGACCGAGCAGTTCGGCGTCGGCGCCGCCGGGGGGCAGATCGCCGTCGCCGATGTCGTCGACCAGCCGGGCGTAGCCGTAGACGGCCATCAGATCGGTGCGCCAGGCGCGGGGGATGAAGAAGGGGGCCACCGGGAAGTTCTCGTGGGCGGCCTTGTCGAGCACGGCGCGAGCGGCTTCCTGCCCGCCGCTCCGGCTGCTCGACGTGGTATGGGACCCGCTGCGCTCGTCCTCGACGGTCACCGTGGACAGCCAGGCGTACGGGCGAGACCCAGGACGCCACGTGGGTCCCGGCGACCGGGCCCCTCGGGAGCGCTGGAGATGGGCCGTGTAGCCAATGCCGTCACATCCCCCGTTCTACACCGGTTACCAGGGTCCGCACGATCCGGACACGCCGCTCCGTCTTGTCAACGGGCCCCGGCCCCCAGCCCCCGAACAGGCGACAAGGGCCCGGCTCCGGCATGATCCGGACGGGCATTGCCACAGCTTACGCCTCTCGGTGTACACATGTACGGAGCGATACCCCGATGTGACCTTCGACCGGGCGCCGGGCGGGTGACCGGCGAACGCCCCCGGGCCGGTGTCCGGGGGCCTTCGGATGACCTCAGACGACCTCTTCGTAGAACTCCGAGATGTCCAGCACCCGGCACAGGTCGCGGAGCTCGAACTCGAAGAAGTGCTGGCCCTCGGAGAGCGCGAAGGACATATGGCCGAGCGCCTCCATGGAGATCACCCCGTACAGCCGCACCCAGCAGCGGAGCATCACGGCGATGGCTCCGGGGGGCATGTCGACGTCCTGGTCCTCGCTGAGCGCGGTGAGGGTCTGCGCGAGGCCGGGGTCGAGCTCCTCGACCTCGGGGGCCGGGAAGCCCCGCACCCGCCACAGGTCGGCGACCAGATCGGAGTACACGGAGCCGAAGACCCAGCTCATATGGCGCTCGGGCTTGGTCTCCTCGCGGCCGAGCCCCGGGGCCCAGGGGCCGAGGATCAGCCCGAACTCATGGGGGTGCTTGATCGCCCAGACGCGCAGCGCGCGGGCGCCGCTGATCCACCGGCGGCCCGGCTCCTCCTCGGGGTGCTGACCGAGGACCCCCTGCATGAAGCGGGCCATCTCCTCGAAAATGTCCACACGCAGCTGAAGGATCAGCGCATCCCGGCTACTGAAGTAGCGGTAGACGGCCGGCGCGGTCATGCCCATCTCACGCGCGATGGCCCGGATGGTCACATTTTCCGGGCCCTCCTGAACCAGGAGCGTCCGGGCGACGTCCTTGATTTCACGGATGGTCGCGATGCGCAGCCGCTCGCGCCGTGAGTACGGTGCGACGTGCGCTTCCCCTGGCGACACGCGTCCCCCTCCCTGATGCTGCGCCGCTCGACAACCCGGCGTACACGCACACGATACAGCGCCTCCGTTTAGTGAACAGCGGCGGTGACGGTGCCTCTGGTTCAACTGCTAGCCCCCTGACCCTGCCACAGATCCGCGGGGTTGCCCCGCCGGATGGCTCAGCGACCACCATCCGGGTCACCCG encodes the following:
- the hpnD gene encoding presqualene diphosphate synthase HpnD, encoding MSRTVKGSPHASAPVLAAYRYCEAVTGHQARNFAYGIRLLPTEKRHAMSALYAFSRRVDDIGDGPLDPEAKRARLADTRALLDRMRGGGIEEDDTDPVAVALAHAAHRFPIPLDALDELIDGVLMDVAGQTYETWDDLKVYCRCVAGAIGRLSLGVFGTAPGTGHSEDELERAPAYADTLGLALQLTNILRDVREDAATGRTYLPADDLAKFGCTDAFRGSTAPPDADFTGLVHFEVRRARALFAEGFRLLPLLDRRSGACVSAMAGIYRRLLDRIAKDPAAVLRGRVSLPGHEKAYVAVRGLAGLDARAVERRSTGRAV
- the hpnC gene encoding squalene synthase HpnC gives rise to the protein MLDKAAHENFPVAPFFIPRAWRTDLMAVYGYARLVDDIGDGDLPPGGADAELLGLDRDRADDALAMLDAFEADLRRVFRPAAEPRHPLLRALRPTVHRHGLDQGPFLGLIEANRQDQRIRRYATYQDLLDYCELSANPVGRLVLGITGTASPERIRHSDAICTALQIIEHLQDVAEDLRRDRVYLPAEDMKRFGVTEADLAAPRGGVRLRALVAKEAERAAALLNEGTPLVGSVHGRLKVLLAGFVAGGRAALRAVAAAGHDVLPGPPRPTKLSLLREVGATLRREG
- a CDS encoding TetR/AcrR family transcriptional regulator, translated to MSPGEAHVAPYSRRERLRIATIREIKDVARTLLVQEGPENVTIRAIAREMGMTAPAVYRYFSSRDALILQLRVDIFEEMARFMQGVLGQHPEEEPGRRWISGARALRVWAIKHPHEFGLILGPWAPGLGREETKPERHMSWVFGSVYSDLVADLWRVRGFPAPEVEELDPGLAQTLTALSEDQDVDMPPGAIAVMLRCWVRLYGVISMEALGHMSFALSEGQHFFEFELRDLCRVLDISEFYEEVV